Proteins from a single region of Physeter macrocephalus isolate SW-GA unplaced genomic scaffold, ASM283717v5 random_128, whole genome shotgun sequence:
- the ALPK3 gene encoding alpha-protein kinase 3 — MGSRRAPGRGWGSGGRSGAGGDGEDDGPMWIPSPASRSYLLSVRPETSLSSNWLSHPSSGRSTFCSIIAQLTEETQPLFETTLKSRAVSEDSDVRFTCIVTGYPEPEVTWYKDDTELDRYCGLPKYEITHQGNRHTLQLYRCREEDAAIYQASAQNAKGIVSCSGVLEVGTMTEYKIHQRWFAKLKRKAAAKMREIEKSWKHGKEAVEEADTLRKLSPDRFQRKRRLSGAEVPVPSAPTREVDNGTLVAWQEGETEPGQHPGLGLINSFASGEVTTNGEAASENGEAGEHGLLTYICKAMELGPQRAPRKESGAKKKKKDEEPKQGVRKPEVEGAARSHRSSENCVPSSDKPDSCGTQGPMDMEQVQTRPRGRAAQGPGSSGADGTRKPASAVGTQDQAQNAPVPGPDQEVYFSLKDAYPESTQADKPQGEEGAQTASGRTPGEMPSGKVSSKARGEREPAVPGQPTPSAPQQTRLFNRKRFAPPKPKGEPTTSCKPDSSPSQDPEPGAQSSGKAPPQASAQVPTPPTRQRHSTQDSPLRGQEGHRTPGKVQESQAAMAPTTLASSSSDTVSAGCSTSRSQDIIEPMDTETLEDRRASADQNTGGKKNTEVDRKMQVGGRTQGDGTQTTQSTQADRKTRGDVVTQESERSESGRNSQEDVMAQGKVGTQAEERAQADRRVKEDKGIWSEGSIPTAMQCWSKKASMTGISPQSRAPKHPPSEDPRSPQIIECFEQTPEEFSVPDKPDFMFRSDEAAGTASGNREETVPGPLAGGLTRGAQLPPEGSLEQVGGERCRGPEQSGPVKDKPEEGLSQGPKQEQPGEVPPVDLGGCPPAGLSPQAPTLPSLPGAGLTDNSQQQLPSTPASQHMSTAAFLPSGDQASLSSAPPLHLGPGTPSWSHPPGTRAGDAEGACAKVPSVEGRTSGPQTCDPGLIDSLKSYLLLLLKLSSSETSGGGPGAQGEAAAGDQAPSPSLAPTVEVAGLSPRTSRRILERVENNRLVQSAQTLLLSPCTSRRLTGLLDREVQVGRQALAAARRPGPSPLSVPAIVVGEEEGPGLASGGSSEGEGEVSLEGPGLLPTSQESGMGGPLGRMGGQAAPGQGLLSAESRAQEPFREEEIPGEALTDLPAATPEELALGARRKRFLPKVRAAGDGEPTKPEEREGPSGSPRGPRKGLAPGPPGTPGREKRSPTQGRKAGVLEVPRAEEEPAAGALGSSPRARDLEAELALEEGKQGTPAKPRRAKDLLKAPQVIRKIRVEQFPDASGSLKLWCQFFNILSDSVLTWAKDQRSVGEVGRSAGDEGPAALAIVQASPVDCGVYRCTIHNEYGSASTDFCLSPEVLSGFISREEGQVGEEIEMTPMVFAKGLADSGCWGDKLFGRLVSEELQGGGHGCGLRKASQAKVIYGLEPIFESGLTCIIKVSSLLVFGPSSETSLLGRNYDVTIQGCKIQNMSREYCKIFAAEARAAPGFGDVPEIIPLYLIYRPANSIPYATLEEDLGKPMESYCSREWGFAVAPAASSSSEAVQKCQTFQHWLYLWTNGSFLVTDLAGVNWKMTDVQIATKLRGYQGLKESCFPALLDQFASSHQCNTFCEMLGLKPLKGPEAAHPQAKAKGSKSPSAGRRGPQLSPQPQRKGPPSPQGTQKSAPSSKAQGMR; from the exons GAGCACCTTCTGCTCCATCATTGCTCAGCTAACAGAGGAGACCCAGCCGCTATTTGAGACCACGCTCAAGTCCCGGGCTGTGTCCGAGGACAGCGACGTTAGATTCACCTGCATCGTCACAG GATACCCAGAGCCAGAGGTGACCTGGTACAAGGATGACACAGAGTTGGACCGCTACTGTGGCTTGCCAAAATACGAGATCACTCATCAGGGCAACCGCCACACACTGCAGCTCTACAG GTGTCGAGAAGAAGATGCCGCCATCTACCAGGCCTCTGCCCAGAATGCCAAGGGAATTGTGTCCTGCTCGGGGGTCTTAGAGGTGGGCACCATGACTGAGTACAAGATCCACCAGCGCTGGTTTGCCAAGCTGAAGCGCAAGGCTGCGGCAAAGATGCGTGAGATCGAGAAGAGCTGGAAGCACGGGAAGGAGGCCGTGGAAGAGGCCGACACCCTGCGCAAGCTCAGCCCCGACCGCTTCCAGCGGAAGCGGCGGCTGAGTGGGGCCGAGGTGCCAGTCCCCTCGGCCCCCACCCGGGAGGTCGACAACGGGACACTGGTGGCTTggcaggagggagagacagagcctGGTCAGCACCCAGGTTTGGGCCTGATCAACAGTTTTGCTTCCGGAGAGGTGACCACCAATGGGGAGGCTGCCTCTGAGAACGGGGAGGCTGGGGAGCATGGCCTGTTGACATACATCTGTAAGGCCATGGAGCTGGGGCCTCAGAGAGCCCCCAGAAAGGAGTCTGgagccaagaagaaaaagaaagatgaggaacCTAAGCAAGGTGTGCGAAAGCCAGAGGTAGAGGGGGCAGCTCGAAGCCACCGTTCCTCTGAAAACTGTGTCCCCAGTTCAGACAAGCCTGATTCCTGTGGGACACAGGGGCCCATGGACATGGAGCAGGTTCAGACCCGGCCCAGGGGCAGGGCCGCACAGGGGCCTGGATCCTCTGGAGCAGATGGCACCAGGAAGCCAGCCTCTGCTGTGGGTACTCAAGACCAGGCCCAGAATGCCCCTGTCCCAGGCCCAGACCAGGAAGTGTATTTCTCCCTGAAGGACGCGTATCCAGAGAGCACCCAGGCAGACAAGCctcagggggaggagggggcccagACCGCCAGTGGCAGGACACCTGGAGAGATGCCCTCAGGGAAGGTATCCAGCAAAGCCAGAGGTGAGAGGGAGCCTGCTGTCCCTGGCCAGCCCACGCCCTCAGCCCCACAGCAGACTAGGCTCTTCAACAGGAAGAGATTTGCTCCTCCGAAGCCCAAAGGGGAGCCCACCACCAGCTGCAAGCCTGATTCTTCCCCAAGTCAAGATCCAGAACCTGGGGCTCAGAGCTCAGGGAAGGCCCCACCTCAGGCCTCTGCCCAAGTGCCCACACCCCCCACCCGGCAGAGACACAGCACCCAGGATAGCCCCCTGCGGGGGCAAGAAGGCCACAGGACTCCAGGAAAG GTCCAGGAGTCCCAGGCAGCCATGGCTCCTACCACATTGGCCAGCAGCAGCTCTGATACGGTCTCTGCTGGTTGCAGCACCTCCAGAAGTCAGGACATCATCGAGCCCATGGACACAGAAACCCTGGAGGACAGGAGAGCATCTGCTGATCAGAACACTGGAGGCAAGAAGAATACAGAGGTGGATAGGAAGATGCAGGTGGGTGGGAGGACGCAGGGAGATGGAACACAGACCACCCAAAGCACACAGGCAGATAGGAAGACACGGGGGGATGTTGTGACACAAGAAAGTGAGAGGTCAGAGTCAGGAAGGAATTCCCAGGAGGACGTAATGGCACAAGGAAAGGTGGGGACCCAGGCAGAGGAGAGGGCACAGGCAGACAGAAGGGTGAAGGAAGACAAGGGGATATGGTCAGAGGGGAGCATTCCCACAGCCATGCAATGTTGGTCCAAGAAGGCATCCATGACCGGTATCAGCCCACAGTCCAGGGCCCCCAAACACCCACCTTCAGAGGATCCTAGGTCCCCTCAGATTATTGAATGCTTTGAACAGACCCCAGAAGAGTTCTCCGTCCCAGACAAACCTGATTTTATGTTCAGATCTGACGAGGCAGCAGGAACAGCCTCCGGGAACCGTGAGGAAACTGTGCCGGGTCCCCTGGCGGGGGGCCTCACGCGCGGGGCACAGCTGCCTCCTGAGGGCAGTTTGGagcaggtgggaggagagagatgtCGAGGGCCGGAGCAGTCGGGTCCAGTTAAGGACAAGCCCGAGGAGGGCCTGTCCCAGGGCCCCAAGCAGGAACAGCCAGGAGAAGTGCCGCCTGTGGATCTGGGTGGCTGTCCTCCAGCGGGCCTGAGCCCCCAGGCGCCCACTCTGCCCTCTCTTCCTGGGGCTGGCCTGACTGATAACTCACAGCAGCAGCTGCCCAGCACCCCAGCTTCTCAGCACATGAGCACAGCTGCCTTCCTACCCTCTGGGGACCAGGCCTCGCTGAGTTCTGCTCCCCCACTGCACCTGGGGCCGGGCACCCCCAGCTGGAGTCACCCGCCAGGAACCAGGGCAGGAGACGCTGAGGGGGCCTGCGCCAAGGTGCCCAGTGTGGAAGGGAGGACTTCAGGCCCCCAGACCTGTGACCCTGGCCTCATAGACTCCCTGAAGAGCTACTTGCTCCTGCTGCTGAAGCTATCCAGCTCAGAGACGAGTGGCgggggcccaggggcccagggagaAGCTGCTGCTGGGGATCAGGCACCCTCACCCTCTCTGGCCCCCACCGTGGAAGTGGCCGGTCTGAGTCCCCGGACGTCACGGCGCATCCTGGAGCGTGTGGAGAACAACCGTCTGGTGCAGAGCGCGCAGACCCTGCTGCTGAGCCCCTGTACCTCCCGCCGCCTCACCGGCCTCCTGGACCGTGAGGTGCAGGTTGGCCGTCAGGCCCTCGCTGCTGCCCGGcgccctggccccagccccctctctgtccctgccatcgTGGTAGGTGAGGAGGAAGGCCCCGGGCTGGCCTCAGGAGGATCCagtgagggtgagggagaggttTCCCTTGAGGGGCCTGGCCTCCTGCCGACCTCCCAGGAGAGCGGCATGGGTGGGCCGCTGGGGCGCATGGGTGGGCAGGCAGCCCCTGGGCAGGGACTGCTGTCAGCAGAGAGCAGAGCCCAGGAACCCTTCCGAGAGGAGGAGATCCCAGGGGAGGCTCTGACAGATCTCCCTGCAGCTACGCCTGAGGAACTGGCTCTGGGGGCCCGGAGGAAGAGGTTTCTCCCTAAGGTCAGAGCGGCAGGAGACGGGGAGCCAACCAAGCCCGAAGAAAGGGAGGGCCCCTCGGGTTCCCCCCGGGGGCCCCGGAAGGGCCTTGCACCTGGGCCCCCGGGGACTCCAGGGCGGGAGAAACGCTCCCCTACTCAGGGCAGAAAGGCAGGCGTGCTGGAGGTGCCGCGGGCAGAGGAGGAGCCGGCAGCAGgggccctgggctccagccccagaGCCAGAGACCTGGAAGCAGAGCTGGCCCTGGAGGAAGGCAAGCAGGGCACTCCGGCCAAGCCAAGGAGAGCCAAAGACCTGCTAAAAG CCCCACAGGTGATCCGGAAGATTCGGGTGGAGCAGTTTCCTGATGCCTCGGGCAGCCTGAAGCTCTGGTGCCAGTTTTTCAACATTCTTAGTGACTCAGTCTTGACATGGGCCAAGGATCAGCGCTCAGTGGGTGAGGTGGGCAGGAG TGCAGGGGATGAGGGGCCAGCGGCCCTGGCCATTGTGCAGGCGTCCCCCGTAGACTGTGGCGTGTATCGATGCACCATCCACAACGAGTACGGCTCGGCCTCCACTGACTTCTGCCTCAGCCCCGAGG TGCTGTCAGGATTCATCTCCAGAGAAGAAGGTCAAG TTGGAGAAGAGATTGAGATGACCCCCATGGTGTTTGCTAAGGGTCTGGCTGACTCTGGCTGCTGGGGGGACAAGCTCTTTGGGCGCCTGGTGAGCGAGGAGCTACAAGGGGGTGGACACGGGTGTGGCCTTCGGAAGGCCTCCCAGGCCAAGGTCATCTATGGTCTGGAACCCATCTTCGAGTCAGGCCTCACGTGCATCATCAAGGTGTCCAGCCTGCTTGTGTTTGGGCCCAGCAGTGAGACTTCTCTCCTGGGCAGAAACTATGACGTCACCATCCAG GGGTGCAAGATCCAGAACATGAGTCGAGAGTACTGCAAAATCTTTGCGGCTGAAGCCCGGGCTGCACCTGGCTTTGGGGACGTGCCTGA GATCATCCCACTGTATCTGATCTACCGGCCTGCAAACAGTATCCCATATGCTACCCTGGAGGAGGACCTGGGCAAGCCCATGGAGTCTTACTGTTCCCGGGAATGGGGCTTTGCTGTGGCTCCAGCAGCATCCAGCAGCTCTGAGGCCGTGCAGAAATGCCAGACCTTCCAGCACTGGCTGTATCTGTGGACAAATGGCAGCTTCCTTGTCACAGATTTGGCAG gGGTTAACTGGAAAATGACTGATGTGCAGATTGCTACCAAACTGCGAGG